In Bradyrhizobium manausense, the sequence TCGTTTCGGTCGCCATCGCTACCGTCTCGTATTTTCTATTGGAACGACCATTTGTGCGGTTCGCCAGAACCATCTTCTATGCCGATGCGCTCCCGCGCGGCGAAAGGCCAGACCACCAGCCGTTGTCGGCCGACGAGCTGCACTGATGGGATGTTCGAGCACAGCATATGAGCATTTTTTCTATCTTCTTGGTGTCGCTAAAGCGGGCGGACCGCCAGCGTGAACCGGCGGGCCGCTCGATCTGCGTTCGGCATCTAATTCCGATCACCCGCCGGCTCGAATGCCGCAGGGTAACTGCGCGGGCGGCTTTTCCTCGGTCCAGCCCAGCACTTGGCATGCAAGCGTCGCCATATAGGGCGTCGGCTCGGTGATGCGGGCTACGACCTGTCGGTGATCAGGGTATTCCGTCCCAGGCACGGTGGAGAGAGCGGTTCAATTCCGCTATGCAGCGCCACCTCATCCAGGTCCCTTCACCGTTCGGCCAGGAAGCTGTCGCGCACCTTCGCGCAGGCGAGCCCGACGGTATAGACGTGGACCCCCTCGATCTCGCAATGGTCCAGCTTGAGCGCCAGCAGCCCGATCGCATTCTCGGAATCAAGCGCCACCGACGAGCGGACGACGATGCAGGGATAGTCGGTCGCAAGCTTGGCGTAGCTATAGGGGCGAAAGTCGTACTTGAGGACGTGCGTGTAGATGTTGTGATCCAGCAGCGGCACCGTGAAGTCGCTGGCGTAGGCCGCGGAAAACCTCTCCCGCATCGCCCGGTCGCCCCACAGCTGCAGCGTCATGTCCCAGCCGTGGTTCATGTCGTTCTCCGGCGCGCGCACGAACATGCCGGAGACGTTGGCGCAGGCGGGGCCGGCCGCGACCACGGCCTTCGAGAGCCTCGCCCCGATCGCGTTCAGGGCTGACGATTGCAGCGCCGCAGCGCGGGCGTCGATCAGCGTCACCGCACCCGTCACGACGCACAGGCTGCCTGCGAGCAGGCTCGGCGCAGCCCGCCAAATCGCCGGCACGAGACGCCTGAGCAGCACCACGACCAGCACCAGCACGCCCCCAGTCTGGACCCACGGCACCAGCATGTAGTGAAGCGCAAAATGCTTCGACGTCGCCACCAGATGCGTACCGTAGATCAAGACGGCAGCACCGAGCGTCAGGCTGACCGGATCCTGCCGGCTCCGACTTTTGATGGACCACGCCAGTGCCGTGCTCGCAGCAGCGACGTAGACGCCCGGCACCAGCGGCGCTGATGCCACGATCTCGCGCATGTTGGACCAGAACGTCCCGAAATCGATGAACCCTGCCTCGCCCTCGCCGTACTGTCCCTTGTGAGTGGCGATTTGCGCAAGCCATCCGAACCCGCGCGTGATCGTTCCGGGATTGAAGATCAGACTGAACGCCACGAAGCCGACCGCGCCGGTGATCATGGAGGCCACCAACGCCCGCCGGTTTCGCAGCAGGCACACGGCAAACAGCGCTTGCGGGAGATAGAGATATTTGGTCGAGAAACCGAGCGCGAAGATCACCCCGGACACGACACCGAGGCTGGTCGACGGAGCTTGCTCGTCGAGCGCAGCCTTGACCACCATCGCCATGCCGAACAGCGCGAACGCGGCCATCAGGCCTTCCGGCGCCAGCACCATCTGATAGTGAAATGCATCGGGGTGCACGAACGCACCGGCCTGAAACAGCATCGCAGCGATCGCGCTCCGCGTCGTCCGCCCGATGATGAGGCCGCCCGCCAGCAACGCGCCCGTCAGCACCAGCGCCTCGCCGGTTCGCGCCGCCCATGTGATCGCATCATAGTGCTTGAGCCCGAACGCAACGATATCCTCGGCACCGGAGACCAGCGCCCAGCCCCTGACGATCAGCTCGACGAGCAGCGTCGTCGTCGTTCCCGGGTGGTCGAATTTCAGCGAGCCGTATCCGGCCGCCGCCACCAGTCCATTCATGGTGTAGGCCGATTCCGGATCGACCTGGACGCCCCACACCGCCTGCCAGGCAGAATAGAGCAGCGTCGCCGCCAGATACAGCGACGGGACAACAAAGATCAGCAGCGTTCTGATCCTCCCGCTCACGTGCGTGTCCGGAAAGCAGCAATCGTCTGACATATATTGCGGCCTAGATCGCCTTGATCTTGAAGAAGGCGAACGCCACCATCTTCAGCAGCATCCAGCCATGGCGAAACCTGGAGATCTGAGTCTCGCCATAGGTGCGTGCGGCGTAGCGGATCGGCAGATCCACGGATTTCAGATTGAGCTTCGATGCGCCGAAGATCAGATCGAAATCGCCGAACGGGTCGAAATCACCGAAATAGGCTTTGCCGGCCTTCAGGCGTTGATAGTCGCTGCGCCGCAGGACCTTGGTGCCGCACAGCGTATCCGTGTAGCGCTGATTGAGCAGCCAGGAGAACAGGTAGGAAAAGATCTTGTTGGCGATCAGATTGAGAAAGCGCATCGCGCCGTCGTCCATGGGATAGACCAGACGCGATCCGTTGACGAACTCGCCCTTGCCCGACAACAGCGCTTCGGCAAATTTCGGAATCTGCTCCGGCGGCATGGTCAGGTCGGCGTCCAGAATGATCAGCACATCACCTCGGGCTACGTCGAATGCGGTGAACACGGCATCGGCTTTGCCCTTGCCGGGCTGGCGCATCACCTTGATGTCCCTGGACGGGTACGCCTGCCTGACCCGCTCCATCTCCTCGAAGGTCCCGTCCTGACTATGGCCTTCGATGAAGATGATTTCGATATCGCTGCAAAAGTCTGGAATGCGCTGAACCGCAGGCTCGATATTGCCGCACTCGTTGCGCGCAGGCACGACGACAGTAGCCGAGGCGAATGTCTCCCTCGCCCTGCGGTTCGAGCGTGCCACCAGATAGTGCCGAAGTGCCAGCTGGCGGATCCCCGGCAGAACGCTGACGAAACGATTGAGAAAACGTCCAAGCCCGAACATCCGCACCGGCGAAAGCACGCGTTGCTCCGACTTCACTGGGTCGAAATCCGCAAGCCTGGCAAGGCCGCGCAAGTCGGACGGCGACAGCACGTTCTGCGCCGGCTGCGGCATTCTGAGGCCGACGAACTCGGCGAATTTCAGAACGGGGTACCAGAGGTGCGAGAAGTAACCGATCACCAGCCGCGTATCCCGCGTGCAGAAGGGATGCAGCTGGGCGATGAACTTCTGGCAATCCTCCAGCGAGCCGATCGTATCGAGGACGAGAATGAAGTCGAACGGACCTTGCAACGCTTCGAGCGTCGCCGGGTCTTCGGCATCGCCTTCGACGAAAGTCAGGTCAGGGTGGCGCTGCCGCGCGATTGCGATTTGCTTGTGACAGAAATCGACTCCAACGCCATGTGATGGTGCGAGGCTTGCGAGCGTATCGCCAATGCCGCAGCCGATGTCGAGGACGCGACTTCCCGGCGGGATCAGAAACCGGAGATACCGTTCATCCTCGTCGTGGAAAAAGCCGTTCCTTTCGCGCCACGCCAAACGATCCGCGGCGATACGGTCAGCATGATCGAGAATACCTGCTTTCCGCGGCGCCAGGCAGCCGGACGTCACAGTCATGTCCATCGGAGGACACAGGTCTCGATGAGCCTGCCCGAACTGAAACGAACTGCAAAATCAAACGCGGCTGCGCAAAACGCAGCCATGAAAATAGCCATCAACATGGTCCCCCCAGACCTGTCCGTACACAAGCGCAACTAGGGCGCGAGATCAACAGAAAGATGGTCGATGAACGATTACGCGATGGATCCGGCATCGATCCCGTGAAAATCCGCAATGCCGGGATGAACCTCCCCGGCCCTTACGTCCGACCAATGTCCGGAGGAACCGTCTCGCTCGCCGGAACGCCTCACGAATGGAAGGATCTGGATGGGCCATGGAGCAGCGCAAGTCGATCCCGGAAGGCCAGTCCGGCGCGCCGCTGCCGGCATGGATGCAGCGCACGGCGTCCTACTCGCCGGACCGACGCGCCAAGATGCTGGAACACATGGCGCGCGCGAGATCGGTGCCGCCGGCCCAAGTCGCTCAGGCCAGACTCGCCAAGGCCCAAGTTGCTAGGGCCCAAGTCGCGGAAGTAACAGAGCCGTCGCGCATGAGCGGCTGGGACATTCTCCGCGACGCCTACGTCTGCGCCGTCCTGTCAGCGATCATCGCGTTCATTTTCCAATCACGCGTGCCCTTTTATCTCGGCGCGTTCATGTTCCTGACAGACGGCGAGCGTATCGAAAGCGCGCTCGGCATGGTCGGCATCCGGTTCGAGCCCGAAGCGATCGGGCCCGACATCGTCAAGGGTTTCATCTCCCTGTTCGGATGGTTCGCGCTGCTCGCGTCATTGCGGAGCTCCGCCCCCTCCTGGCTCGCAACGTGGATGCCTCCGACCGACCCATCCTGGTCTTTTATCGCCGGAATTGCCCTCGCGTTCGTTATCCTCGAAACGCTCGCGACACGCGCGATGCGACGCGGATTGCCGTGGTTCGGTTGGGACAACCTGACCTGGAAGATCGGCAAGCTCGCCCTGGCCATTGGCGCACTGGCTCTGCTGGTACTGCTCAGGGCTCTCTGAACGCGACCGCTCCGGGTGGACCAAAAGCCCCGCGTCAGGTCTCCGTAAGCCCATACAGCTAATTTGACAGCGCCCGATTCCGGGCCCCCAACCTCCAGCAGCAGATGGCGTTGCCGCGCGGTGAGACATGAGCTCCTTGGAGCCGCAGAAGCTCCGACAGATCGCGATCGTATCGCGCGCGCTGGCACGTCGGGACGGGATCGACTATCGGCAGACATCGCGGCACGAACGGCATCGATATCGTCGCGAGGCGATCATCACACTCCTCGGCAACTGGACCCTCGACGACATGCGCCTGGTCGACGGCAGTAAATGCCGGAGCGGCTGACGCAGCGAGACTCCCGATTACTCCGCATCGCTCCGCCCTTCGATCCTTGGCGGCCAGTCGCAATGACGTGGTTGTGAACCTACGCGCCCCACGACTGGGTCGTTTTGCCGCCATACCCGGCACATTTCCGCGCCGGCCATTTACCGGAAATTTACCCCTGCTCCTGAGCCGCGGTATCATTTGCTTAGAATTTGATCGCTACCGTGGAATTACGGAAACAATCCGAAACACAATCTGGCACCCATGTCCGTCGCAGAATTCCTCAGGCAGCGAGCAGTGGAAGTGAGCGTGAGCGGCAACTATTCGCTGCATCGCTGGTACGATTGCGAGGGTAAACTGCGAAACTTCGCCTGCCGTACCAAGCGCGTCTCGCCGTTCCGCATGATCGTGGACGTGCCGGTCGTCGGCAAGATCGGCGAGCGCGTGACCTCTTACTTCCAGGATTTCGGCGAATTCCAATGCACGATCAGCGCGACGCTGAAGTCGGGCTTTCTGATGGAGCTCGACATGACGCGGGCACGTCGCGCCTGGATGTCGGAAAAGCTGACCTGGCTCGAAAAGAAGCAGAAGGACGACAGCATCCTGGAGCTGCGGCGCGACGCGCGCTTCGTTCCGCAGTCCTCGCACACGGCCCTGACGCTTGCCGACGGCAGCACTCATTCCTGCTTCATCATCGACGTCTCCACGGCCGGCGTCGCGATCTCCTGCGAGTACGATCCGCCGGTCGGAACTCCGCTCGCAATCGGCGCCTGTGTCGGGCGCGTCATTCGCAAGTTCCAGAACGGCTTTGCGGTGCAGTTCGCCGAGAAGCAGCAGCAGGACGACCTCGTCCGCCTGATCGTACGCCAATCGGTGCCGCAGCCTGTCTGAAGCCGGCCAGATCAATCCGCATCGCTGCCCTATCACGGCCCCATTGCGGGATCAGCTTCTGGCAGGTCGAAGCCTTGGGCCGGACGTCAATGGCGGACTTGCGATCGGGGGACCGGATGGCAGTCAACAAGATTACCTGGGACAGGGTCGGCCGGGTCAGTGAGCCCGGACGCTACATGTATACGTTCGGCTGGCTCACCATCACGGCCGGCGACCTCGATATCTGGAAGCAATATCCGCAGGCCGCATTCACGCTGCTCGCGCACCATTCCGAGCCCGACGAGACCATCGGCGAAGAATTCAGTCTCGGCGCTTTCGACATCGCTCCCAACACCCCGCCGCCTTTCACCACTCACTGAGGACGGCAAGCGGGAACGCTCATGGCCCGGCGGGGCAACGTCACGGCGCGCCAGCCAAGCCCATTCAGGAACACATGGCATGGGCGTTGCTTATTCAACGCATGACCCAGATTCCTCCTGCCGACCAGGCCTTCCTGTTGCTGCTCATCGTCTCCTGCCTTGGCACGTGCCTCATACGCGCGCTTTGGGAGCTCGAGCAGATGCGAGGCCGCCGGATTGCGTCACGCGCCCGCGGGCGCCAAACCAAGCCTGACTAGGCCAAGCAGCTGGCCGCGCGTCGTCCAAACGAGGTTCATCCTGCCTCTGGACTCGCCGCGGGCGTACGTGCATCGTGAATCGAAGAAACCTGCACATTGCCTTGATCCGACTTATCAATCGCAATCCGGTGACGCCCGCGAACCCGTTACCGTCGCCGATGACGGGGTGGTTCTGTCATGCAATTGATTGCGCTCATGTTCTACACCTTGCGGTCCTGATGAACGCCATCTGTCGCGCCTGTTAAGCAACGCGACAGCAAACGAATGACAGATGGTCGCATCGGGAGACGTGGATAAGCGGACCGAGGGAACCTATTTTCGCGCCGATGTACCTGATTGAATCGCTCCCCACCGTCATCGGAACGGCCGCCATCGCCCCGGCGCTGCTGATGCTCTGGCTTGTCATTGCCGCCGAAGAACGCCCCGGACCGCCGGCCCAGGTCTGGACCGCCTTCCTGTTAGGAGCGGCCAGTATCTCGCTGCTGGGTCTCGCCCGGGCCCCGTTCGCCAAAATGGTTGCGGCGCCCGACAATCCCTGGGCGGCGCTCGTCATGCATTCGGTCTTCGGCGTCGCGCTGCCCGAGGAGGCTGTGAAGGTGATCGCGATCGTGCTGGTGTCCTCGACCAAGCGGCGAACCTTCGCCAACCCGATGGACACCGTGGTCTATGGCGCGGCCGTTGGCCTCGGCTTCGCGGCCTACGAAAACCTCGCTTATCTGGTTCAGCATGCCGAGATGTGGCGGTCGCTGGCGGCCCTTCGCAGCGTCCTGACCGTGCCATTCCACGGCGCGCTCGGCATCATCGCCGGCGCCTATTTGACGCTCGCGCGTGCCGGTACGGCGCTCGGCGCGAACCGCCATCATCGCGACTGGGCCCGCCTCTCCAGCCGCCTGCTGATCTTCGCCGGCCCGCTGGCGCTGCATTCGGCCTTCGACTTTCCGCTGCTCACGCTCCAGCGCATGCCGGACCTCGATCCCAACTTGCGAATGTGGCTGGGCGGCGCGAGCCTGCTGATCGGCTTCAGCTCGATCGCCTTCGCCATTCGCCTGGTCCGCCGCGTCGCGCGCCATCACGTGCCCCGCACCGACATCGCGCGGGAACGGCTGAGCCAGTTGCGGCGGATGTGGGCGCTGCTGCTCGCCGGAGGCGGTGTCGGCTTCCTTGGTCTCGCCTTCGTGCTGACCTCGATCCACCATTGGCTCGTCAACCCCGAGCGCAATCTGACGCTGGCATTGATCCCCATCGGCTTCGTCTCGATCCTGCTCGGCCTTGCGCTCCTGATCGTCACGACCGCGATCTACATTCTCGGCCGCAATCGCATCCGCACCAGCGGCGAGGGTTTTTCGTCAGCGCACGGCGGCGGTTGACCCGCGGGATGGCAAGCGTGGTGTGTGCGTATTAGATTGTGTGCACATCTATCGATCCGGAGCTTGCCGATGACATCGCCTGAGGATTTTTCACGGCTGCAATCCGCGATGAGCCGGGCGGTGAAGGCGCATTGGAAAGCGTTTCTGTTCGAAGGCATCTTGCTCACCATCCTCGGCATTGCCGCGCTGATCCTGCCGCCGCTCGCAAGCCTGGCCATCACGATCTTCCTCGGCTGGATGTTCATGGTCAGCGGGGTCGGCGGATTGATCGCGACCTATTGGGCGCGCGCCACGCCGGGCTTCTGGTGGTCGTTGATCTCGGCGGCGCTGGCCGTACTTGCCGGCATGCTGCTGCTGGCCCGCCCGATGCAGGCCGTGCTGACGTTGACCATCGTGCTCGGCGCCTACTTCCTCGCTGAGGGCGTCACCACCATCATGTACGCGCTGGAGCATCGCCGCGAGCTGAGCGGCCGCTGGTCGTGGCTGCTGATCTCGGGTTTCGTCGACATTGCGATCGCGTTCATGGTGATCACGGGACTGCCGAGCACGGCGGAATGGGCCATTGGGGTGCTGGTCGGCATCAACCTGCTGTTCGGCGGCGCGACCCTGATCGGCATGGCGCTGGCGGCGCGCAAAAGCAACAGTTGAGGCGCCTCGAAGCCCCGCCTTCCCAATTGGGGGGTGACAAGGCGCCAGTGGCACGCTATATGGCGATCCATGATCACCGTCGCCACCAGCTATTTTTGGTACTTTAGCTACGACAGCTTGCTGGCGGCAGGAGGATCGCGCTCAATCTAGAATATTGAAGCAAACGTCCGAACAGCCGCCAGACCTGGCGGCTTTTTTATTGGCCGGCAGGTTCTCAACAGACAGGAGCCCGCCGTGCTGAGCACGACTGACGATCTTCGTATCCGCGAACTGAAAGAGCTGAGCACGCCCGAGGAGGTGATGCGGGAAGTCCCGCGCACCCTCACGGCTACCCGCGTGGTGATGGCGGCGCGCAACGCCATCCACGCCATCCTCAATGGCCAGGACGACCGGCTCCTGGTTGTCGTCGGCCCCTGCTCGGTGCACGATCCCAGGGCCGCGCTCGAATATGCAGAACGGCTTGCGGCCTTGCGCGAAGAACTCGCCGACCAGCTCGAGATCGTGATGCGGGTCTATTTCGAGAAGCCGCGCACCACGGTCGGCTGGAAGGGCCTGATCAACGATCCCGATCTCGACGGCAGCTTCGACATCAACAAGGGCTTGCGGCTGGCGCGCAACGTGCTGTCGGCGATCAACAACCTCGGTCTGCCCGCCGGCGCCGAATTCCTCGACATGACGACGCCGCAATACATCGCCGACCTCGTGTCGTGGGCGGCGATCGGCGCGCGCACGACCGAGAGCCAGATCCATCGCGAGCTGGCCTCGGGGCTGTCATGCCCGGTCGGGTTCAAGAACGGCACCGACGGCAATGTCCGCATTGCGGCCGATGCGGTGAAGTCGGCTTCGCATCCGCATCATTTCATGGCGGTGACCAAGCTCGGCCGTTCGGCGATCGCCTCGACCGCGGGCAATGAAGACTGCCACATCATCCTGCGCGGCGGCAGCAAGCCGAACTACGATGCGGCAAGCGTCGCGTCGGCTTGCAACGATCTGGCGAAATCCGGTGTCGCGCCGCTGGTGATGGTGGATGCGAGCCACGCCAATTCGAGCAAGAAGCCGGACAACCAGCCTCTGGTCACGGCCGACATCGCCGGCCAGATCTCGGGCGGCGAGAACCGCATCATGGGCGTGATGATCGAGAGCAATCTCGTCGCGGGTCGTCAGGACGTGGTGCCCGGCAAGCCGCTGACTTACGGCCAGAGCATCACGGACGGATGCATAGATTGGGCGACCACGGCCACCGTGCTGGAGCAGCTCGCTGATGCGGTCGAGATCCGCCGCAACGCCGCGCGCGCCGGACTGCACGAGCGCTCCGCGTAGTCAGGGCCAAAGGCGGGCGGGGCGATGCTGTTCGCGCCCTGCCCGTCACTTCGCAGGTGCGGTCTAACAGCCGCGGCAGATGCTCTTGATCTTCTTGTCGAGCAGAGCGTCTTCCTTGTTCACGGGATTGTTCGGATCGTTCAAGCTCTTCTCGCTCGGCACGTCGCCGGCACGCGGCTGGCGGTGACCGATGGGCGCCTGCGGCACCGTTCCCGACGTGGCGCCGCCCGACGTCGACGATCCTTTTGCGCCGCTCTGCGCAATCGCCGTGCCGCCCAGCAAGACCACGAGCGATGCTGCCACGATGATCTTCTTCATGTCCGATCCTCCATTCCTCAACCCGGCGTCTCCTCCGTCACCGCTCAGGTTTCGGGCGGATAGAGATGAACGTCGCCGCAATAGTCCACGATACGATAGCGCGTTTCCGTCCCCGCAGCATCCGCATCTGGTGCGGTATTTTGCGCCGCCAACACATAATTCGGTCCGACCGGCGACTTGCCGGCCCCACCGGGAATGTCGATCACATATTCCGGCTGACACAGCCCCGACACCCGCCCGCGCAGCTCGCGCATCAAGTCCTGCCCATGCGCCAGCGTCGTGCGCAGATGCGCCGTGCCAGGCGCGAGATCGCCGTGATGCAGGTAATACGGCTTGATCCGGCACTCGACGAAAGCCCGCATCAGATCCGACAGAGCGACGACATTGTCATTGACGCCGCGCAGCAGCACGGACTGGCTCACCATGGGAATCCCGGCATCGACCAGCCGCGCACAGGCGGCTCGGGCCGTGTCCGTCAGCTCGCGCGCATGGTTGGCATGCAGAGCGACCCACGTGGTTGCGCCTTCAACCTTCAGCGCAGCGACCATGTCGTCGCTGATCCGCGCAGGATCGGCCACGGGCACACGGGTGTGAAGACGGATAATCCTGACGTGATCGATCGCGGCGAGGTCGGCCATGATCTCGCTCA encodes:
- a CDS encoding glycosyltransferase — encoded protein: MTVTSGCLAPRKAGILDHADRIAADRLAWRERNGFFHDEDERYLRFLIPPGSRVLDIGCGIGDTLASLAPSHGVGVDFCHKQIAIARQRHPDLTFVEGDAEDPATLEALQGPFDFILVLDTIGSLEDCQKFIAQLHPFCTRDTRLVIGYFSHLWYPVLKFAEFVGLRMPQPAQNVLSPSDLRGLARLADFDPVKSEQRVLSPVRMFGLGRFLNRFVSVLPGIRQLALRHYLVARSNRRARETFASATVVVPARNECGNIEPAVQRIPDFCSDIEIIFIEGHSQDGTFEEMERVRQAYPSRDIKVMRQPGKGKADAVFTAFDVARGDVLIILDADLTMPPEQIPKFAEALLSGKGEFVNGSRLVYPMDDGAMRFLNLIANKIFSYLFSWLLNQRYTDTLCGTKVLRRSDYQRLKAGKAYFGDFDPFGDFDLIFGASKLNLKSVDLPIRYAARTYGETQISRFRHGWMLLKMVAFAFFKIKAI
- a CDS encoding PilZ domain-containing protein, which translates into the protein MSVAEFLRQRAVEVSVSGNYSLHRWYDCEGKLRNFACRTKRVSPFRMIVDVPVVGKIGERVTSYFQDFGEFQCTISATLKSGFLMELDMTRARRAWMSEKLTWLEKKQKDDSILELRRDARFVPQSSHTALTLADGSTHSCFIIDVSTAGVAISCEYDPPVGTPLAIGACVGRVIRKFQNGFAVQFAEKQQQDDLVRLIVRQSVPQPV
- a CDS encoding PrsW family glutamic-type intramembrane protease; amino-acid sequence: MYLIESLPTVIGTAAIAPALLMLWLVIAAEERPGPPAQVWTAFLLGAASISLLGLARAPFAKMVAAPDNPWAALVMHSVFGVALPEEAVKVIAIVLVSSTKRRTFANPMDTVVYGAAVGLGFAAYENLAYLVQHAEMWRSLAALRSVLTVPFHGALGIIAGAYLTLARAGTALGANRHHRDWARLSSRLLIFAGPLALHSAFDFPLLTLQRMPDLDPNLRMWLGGASLLIGFSSIAFAIRLVRRVARHHVPRTDIARERLSQLRRMWALLLAGGGVGFLGLAFVLTSIHHWLVNPERNLTLALIPIGFVSILLGLALLIVTTAIYILGRNRIRTSGEGFSSAHGGG
- a CDS encoding HdeD family acid-resistance protein, translating into MTSPEDFSRLQSAMSRAVKAHWKAFLFEGILLTILGIAALILPPLASLAITIFLGWMFMVSGVGGLIATYWARATPGFWWSLISAALAVLAGMLLLARPMQAVLTLTIVLGAYFLAEGVTTIMYALEHRRELSGRWSWLLISGFVDIAIAFMVITGLPSTAEWAIGVLVGINLLFGGATLIGMALAARKSNS
- a CDS encoding 3-deoxy-7-phosphoheptulonate synthase codes for the protein MLSTTDDLRIRELKELSTPEEVMREVPRTLTATRVVMAARNAIHAILNGQDDRLLVVVGPCSVHDPRAALEYAERLAALREELADQLEIVMRVYFEKPRTTVGWKGLINDPDLDGSFDINKGLRLARNVLSAINNLGLPAGAEFLDMTTPQYIADLVSWAAIGARTTESQIHRELASGLSCPVGFKNGTDGNVRIAADAVKSASHPHHFMAVTKLGRSAIASTAGNEDCHIILRGGSKPNYDAASVASACNDLAKSGVAPLVMVDASHANSSKKPDNQPLVTADIAGQISGGENRIMGVMIESNLVAGRQDVVPGKPLTYGQSITDGCIDWATTATVLEQLADAVEIRRNAARAGLHERSA
- a CDS encoding lysine-2,3-aminomutase-like protein — encoded protein: MTKSNLARTLREPAELVAADLAPATALPALERVAARYAVAITPALVELIDTSDPDDPIARQFVPTAAELEMQPGENVDPIGDHPHSPVPGIVHRYPDRVLFKLVHVCAVYCRFCFRREMVGPGKENALSEAAYRAAIDYIRSRSEIWEVILTGGDPLMLSPRRMSEIMADLAAIDHVRIIRLHTRVPVADPARISDDMVAALKVEGATTWVALHANHARELTDTARAACARLVDAGIPMVSQSVLLRGVNDNVVALSDLMRAFVECRIKPYYLHHGDLAPGTAHLRTTLAHGQDLMRELRGRVSGLCQPEYVIDIPGGAGKSPVGPNYVLAAQNTAPDADAAGTETRYRIVDYCGDVHLYPPET